Proteins co-encoded in one Acidithiobacillus caldus ATCC 51756 genomic window:
- a CDS encoding endonuclease III domain-containing protein, with protein MPEDWRELLARLQQAFGPQHWWPADSPFEVMVGAILTQNTSWTQVEKAIAGLRKAQLLDGKALLHTPPEVLEPLLRCTGYYRLKTRRLLALCAFLQREGCLGRPEHLGARDDLTTLRRKLLGVYGVGEETADSILLYALQRPISVVDAYTKRLAQRLGWADARVSYAALQSRMEAQLRRNDVRGRQELHALIVVHGKTYCRSRPVCADCPLLRDCRHGSVVTSGAHHRAGDRVGSPEH; from the coding sequence ATGCCTGAGGATTGGCGGGAGCTCCTCGCGCGGCTCCAGCAGGCCTTTGGTCCGCAGCATTGGTGGCCTGCGGATAGCCCCTTTGAGGTCATGGTGGGCGCCATCCTCACCCAGAATACCAGCTGGACCCAGGTGGAAAAGGCCATCGCTGGCTTGCGCAAGGCCCAGCTCCTGGATGGAAAGGCTTTGCTGCACACGCCGCCCGAGGTGCTGGAGCCCCTGCTCCGCTGTACCGGTTATTATCGCCTCAAGACCCGTCGCCTCCTTGCCCTCTGCGCCTTTCTGCAGCGTGAAGGCTGCCTCGGGCGGCCCGAGCACCTCGGCGCTCGGGACGATCTCACCACCCTGCGCCGCAAACTCCTGGGTGTCTACGGCGTGGGCGAGGAGACGGCCGATTCCATCCTGCTGTATGCCCTGCAACGCCCCATAAGCGTGGTGGATGCCTACACCAAGCGTCTGGCCCAACGTCTGGGTTGGGCAGACGCCCGCGTGTCCTACGCCGCTTTGCAAAGTCGTATGGAAGCGCAGTTGCGTCGTAACGACGTCCGTGGGCGCCAAGAGCTGCACGCCCTCATCGTCGTACACGGTAAAACCTACTGCCGCAGTCGTCCCGTCTGCGCGGACTGTCCACTGCTTCGGGATTGTCGTCACGGTAGCGTGGTGACCAGCGGGGCGCATCATCGTGCGGGCGACCGGGTAGGATCGCCAGAGCACTGA
- a CDS encoding NAD(P)/FAD-dependent oxidoreductase: MSREVIVVGAGIVGVSTALQLQLRGWQVLLLDRQGAGERTSFGNAGLIQREAVFPHAFPRALGTILHYASNRATEVRYQSSMLPRLGFPFWKYWWNSQPERHRQIARHYAALIGHCLEDHLAVAALAGATHLFRPGGYLQVHRHRHSLEAELEAARYKEEHFGVEYTVLDDAGLQARVPGLQAGLAGGIHWQQPLAVIDPHALTLAYLDYFLAQGGEFRTFAATALEAEGQGWCLLGARERLTAAHVILTLGAWTPDLTQGLGWHPSVFVKRGYHMHYAPTAPAEPAMALLDADAGYVLAPMRQGLRLTTGAEFAPRDAPASPIALDRAETAARRLYPALGARLDPAPWLGQRPCTADMLPIVGPFPKGSGLWLNFGHCHQGLTLGPTTGRLLAQLMGGEAPFTDPTPYAPARFSR; this comes from the coding sequence ATGAGTCGTGAAGTCATCGTCGTTGGCGCGGGAATTGTCGGGGTCAGTACCGCCCTGCAGCTACAGCTGCGCGGATGGCAGGTATTGTTGCTGGACCGCCAGGGTGCTGGCGAGCGCACCTCTTTTGGCAACGCCGGTCTCATCCAGCGCGAGGCGGTGTTCCCTCACGCTTTTCCCCGCGCCCTCGGGACCATCCTGCACTATGCGAGCAACCGGGCGACGGAAGTGCGTTACCAGAGCAGCATGCTGCCGCGATTGGGCTTTCCCTTCTGGAAGTACTGGTGGAATTCGCAGCCCGAGCGCCATCGCCAGATTGCCCGCCACTACGCGGCGCTCATCGGCCACTGTCTGGAGGATCATCTGGCCGTGGCGGCCTTGGCCGGGGCCACTCACCTGTTCCGTCCCGGCGGCTATCTTCAGGTGCACAGACATCGCCACAGCCTGGAAGCCGAGCTCGAGGCGGCACGCTACAAAGAGGAACACTTTGGTGTGGAGTACACCGTTCTGGACGATGCCGGACTGCAGGCCCGCGTACCGGGTTTGCAAGCGGGGCTGGCGGGCGGAATCCACTGGCAGCAGCCCTTGGCGGTAATTGATCCCCATGCCTTGACCTTGGCCTATCTGGATTATTTTCTGGCCCAGGGCGGCGAATTCCGTACTTTTGCCGCCACAGCGCTGGAAGCGGAAGGCCAGGGCTGGTGTTTGCTCGGCGCGCGGGAGCGTCTGACGGCAGCCCATGTGATATTGACCCTGGGCGCCTGGACGCCCGACCTCACCCAGGGTCTGGGCTGGCATCCGAGCGTTTTCGTCAAGCGCGGTTATCACATGCATTACGCACCGACGGCGCCTGCCGAGCCCGCCATGGCCTTGCTGGATGCCGATGCCGGTTATGTCCTGGCGCCCATGCGCCAGGGGCTGCGCCTGACCACGGGCGCCGAGTTCGCACCCAGGGATGCGCCAGCGTCCCCCATTGCCCTGGATCGCGCCGAGACGGCGGCAAGACGACTCTATCCCGCCCTGGGAGCGCGCCTGGACCCGGCACCCTGGCTCGGACAAAGGCCCTGCACCGCCGACATGCTGCCCATCGTCGGGCCTTTCCCCAAGGGTAGCGGGCTCTGGCTCAATTTTGGACACTGCCACCAGGGACTCACCCTCGGCCCAACGACGGGTCGCCTGTTGGCTCAGCTCATGGGAGGTGAGGCGCCCTTCACCGATCCCACGCCCTACGCGCCAGCGCGTTTTTCGCGTTGA
- the queF gene encoding preQ(1) synthase → MPSQPSRELQHFANPHPGRDFLIHMDLPEFTCLCPLTGQPDFAHFLLDYIPDERCVELKALKVYLWSFRDEGGFHEAMTNRIADDLIRLLSPRYLRLLGRWYVRGGISTDVLVEHRAPGWDNAALLQQLGPASFTRHQPGY, encoded by the coding sequence GTGCCCAGTCAACCGAGTCGCGAGCTACAGCATTTTGCCAATCCCCACCCCGGGCGGGATTTTCTCATTCACATGGATCTGCCGGAGTTCACCTGTCTCTGCCCGCTGACGGGTCAGCCGGATTTCGCCCACTTCCTGTTGGACTACATTCCCGACGAACGCTGTGTCGAACTCAAGGCGCTGAAAGTCTATCTGTGGAGCTTTCGCGATGAGGGCGGATTTCACGAGGCCATGACCAATCGCATTGCCGACGACCTCATCCGCCTCCTGTCCCCTCGCTATCTGCGGCTGTTGGGACGCTGGTACGTGCGCGGCGGCATCAGTACCGACGTGCTCGTGGAGCATCGCGCTCCCGGCTGGGACAATGCCGCCCTGCTGCAGCAGCTGGGCCCGGCCAGCTTCACCCGGCATCAGCCCGGCTACTAA